Proteins encoded in a region of the Antedon mediterranea chromosome 2, ecAntMedi1.1, whole genome shotgun sequence genome:
- the LOC140040407 gene encoding uncharacterized protein isoform X1 — MICAETRWSSATGSGGGTISGRKSTSRMSPSTVSGRVMFNSPLWRKDSIKNLSTPEPTPDQVKELEDLFILDCISIEKRRYKWSPDIIPKYDALRDHYARAYFLSPLVQRVLKKTVYAEGKRNTKDDESQARWSNTLSGRRRLPRPPTAVQLQEKRHEFIVDSVVATNAVTKYPFRPLVPTYNSLKDSHTMGYLRKKGVHSVMSRTIPEELPSGAMFRMQRAKVGVRSTVPSLIGSSNRALATNTSTQETTPPILPKLATQKTK; from the exons ATGATATGTGCCGAGACAAGATGGAGTTCTGCTACTGGTTCAGGAGGTGGTACCATAAGTGGGAGAAAG AGCACTTCGAGAATGTCACCATCCACAGTGAGTGGTCGAGTTATGTTTAACAGCCCATTGTGGCGCAAAGATTCTATTAAGAATTTATCAACACCTGAGCCAACACCAGACCAAGTCAAAGAGCTTGAGGATCTGTTTATCCTTGACTGCATCTCCATTGAAAAGAGGCGTTACAAATGGAGTCCTGACATCATACCGAAATATGACGCTCTTCGTGATCACTACGCGCGTGCGTACTTTTTATCGCCTTTGGTACAACGTGTCCTCAAGAAAACTGTTTATGCTGAAGGG AAAAGGAACACAAAAGATGATGAATCCCAAGCCCGTTGGAGTAACACCCTTTCTGGTCGACGTCGACTTCCACGACCACCGACTGCCGTCCAGCTTCAGGAAAAACGGCACGAGTTCATCGTAGATAGCGTCGTTGCCACAAATGCTGTTACAAAGTATCCATTCAGACCTTTGGTACCTACGTATAACTCATTGAAGGATTCACACACGATGGGCTACCTGCGTAAAAAAGGAGTACATAGTGTGATGTCGAGAACAATACCAGAAGAGTTACCGTCGGGGGCGATGTTCAGAATGCAAAG aGCAAAGGTGGGTGTTCGATCGACGGTCCCGTCATTGATAGGTTCATCGAATCGGGCGCTGGCTACAAATACCTCCACGCAAGAAACGACGCCCCCAATTCTGCcaaag CTGGCCACTCAAAAGACCAAGTAA
- the LOC140040407 gene encoding sperm microtubule associated protein 1-like isoform X2: protein MPNQAEIKKKSHRGPPSPTIEEMEQKEKEFLLDCIAVSSISNDYAMAQPKLGPAIPPYNSQKDKHVQMYFHREKVPEVLQKTGQSKGGCSIDGPVIDRFIESGAGYKYLHARNDAPNSAKAGHSKDQVNGHAQFMQDAKPNCGYNGQFGYRRNSPWLRQVPSPFGTSSRSPTH from the exons atgcCGAATCAAGCAGAAATCAAGAAGAAGTCTCACAGAGGACCGCCATCGCCAACTATCGAAGAAATGGAACAGAAGGAAAAGGAGTTTTTATTGGATTGTATAGCTGTTAGCAGTATATCAAATGACTATGCTATGGCCCAACCTAAACTCGGGCCAGCTATTCCTCCTTATAATTCTCAAAAAGACAAACAcgttcaaatgtattttcatcGGGAAAAAGTGCCAGAGGTACTTCAAAAAACTGGTCAG aGCAAAGGTGGGTGTTCGATCGACGGTCCCGTCATTGATAGGTTCATCGAATCGGGCGCTGGCTACAAATACCTCCACGCAAGAAACGACGCCCCCAATTCTGCcaaag CTGGCCACTCAAAAGACCAAGTAAATGGACATGCGCAGTTCATGCAAGACGCAAAACCAAATTGTGGATACAACGGACAATTCGGATATCGTCGGAATTCACCGTGGCTTCGACAAGTTCCGTCACCGTTCGGAACAAGTAGTCGGTCTCCAACACATTAA